Proteins co-encoded in one Bacillus infantis NRRL B-14911 genomic window:
- a CDS encoding molybdopterin molybdotransferase MoeA, with the protein MVERRKPIPVREAIDKILQMDFSGETEWVPINQSYGRYLAEDLKAANDVPHFDRSPYDGFAVRAADTAGASADSPVEFEVVDHIGAGYVAKVQVGAYQAARIMTGAQMPAECDAVVMLELARTEEGDGKNFMSIKRSFKSGDNVSFQGEDAKEGDILLRKGKKINPGVIAMLATFGCSKVPVAKKPAIGLFATGTELLDVDEALEPGRIRNSNSHMVMAQIERSGAACEYYGKLPDDFDTCFTAIEAALEKTDILVTTGGVSVGDYDYLPAIYQKLGAEVLFNKVAMRPGSVTTVARLGGKLLFGLSGNPSACYVGFELFVRPVIRGMLYTDKIHLRMVQAALGEDFPKPNPFTRFVRSRLEYENGRLISVPSGVDKSNIVMSLAGADALMVLPGGTRGYQRGDEVHVLLLEDDQGSSQPW; encoded by the coding sequence ATGGTCGAAAGGAGAAAGCCTATCCCTGTAAGGGAAGCTATTGATAAAATCCTGCAGATGGATTTTTCCGGGGAAACTGAATGGGTCCCAATCAATCAAAGCTATGGCCGTTATCTTGCGGAAGATTTAAAGGCAGCGAATGATGTGCCTCATTTTGACCGTTCCCCGTATGATGGATTTGCCGTCAGGGCAGCTGATACAGCAGGTGCCTCAGCTGACAGCCCTGTGGAATTTGAGGTTGTGGACCATATTGGGGCCGGCTATGTGGCAAAGGTGCAAGTGGGAGCATACCAGGCTGCGAGAATCATGACAGGTGCTCAAATGCCCGCAGAATGTGATGCAGTGGTTATGCTGGAGCTTGCCAGGACAGAGGAGGGGGACGGAAAGAATTTTATGAGCATAAAAAGGTCCTTTAAATCAGGAGATAATGTTTCTTTTCAGGGGGAGGATGCGAAAGAAGGAGACATCCTGCTCAGAAAAGGAAAAAAAATCAATCCGGGTGTGATCGCCATGCTGGCCACCTTCGGCTGCAGCAAAGTGCCTGTCGCCAAAAAGCCTGCTATCGGGCTGTTTGCAACAGGCACTGAGCTGCTTGATGTGGATGAGGCGCTTGAACCGGGCCGAATCAGAAACAGCAATTCCCATATGGTGATGGCGCAGATTGAGCGCTCGGGCGCCGCCTGCGAGTATTATGGGAAGCTCCCGGACGATTTTGATACGTGCTTTACAGCCATAGAGGCAGCGCTTGAAAAAACCGATATCCTCGTCACTACAGGCGGTGTGTCGGTAGGGGATTATGATTATCTGCCGGCTATATACCAAAAGCTTGGCGCTGAAGTGCTTTTTAACAAGGTGGCCATGCGCCCTGGAAGTGTCACAACTGTAGCCCGCCTTGGCGGAAAGCTGTTATTTGGGCTGTCAGGCAATCCATCTGCCTGCTATGTGGGTTTCGAGCTGTTCGTAAGGCCGGTGATCCGGGGAATGCTGTATACGGATAAAATTCATTTACGGATGGTGCAGGCTGCTCTTGGGGAAGACTTCCCAAAACCGAATCCATTTACACGGTTTGTGCGGAGCAGGCTTGAATACGAGAATGGCCGGCTCATCTCAGTGCCAAGCGGCGTGGATAAATCGAATATTGTCATGAGCCTGGCGGGGGCAGATGCTCTTATGGTGCTTCCCGGCGGTACAAGGGGATACCAAAGGGGCGATGAAGTACATGTGCTGCTGCTCGAGGATGACCAGGGAAGCAGCCAGCCATGGTAA
- the mobB gene encoding molybdopterin-guanine dinucleotide biosynthesis protein B: MVKPVVFQIVGFKNSGKTTLVQAVIRKLQKRGFAAVTIKHHGHGGKPDVLEDKDTSLHMRAGALASLAEGEGSILIQADRLDWPLERLIQLMSAFGPDIILIEGYKKECYPKAVIVRNLEEAEDLSRLDNIHAAVTPLLPEDMHPYFGKNLVWSSSEAADKLAAYVISLSQ; the protein is encoded by the coding sequence ATGGTAAAGCCCGTTGTTTTTCAGATTGTGGGTTTCAAGAACAGCGGGAAGACAACGCTTGTCCAGGCAGTAATAAGAAAGCTGCAAAAGAGAGGGTTTGCAGCCGTGACAATCAAGCATCATGGGCATGGGGGGAAACCGGATGTTCTTGAGGATAAAGATACCTCTTTGCATATGAGAGCTGGTGCGCTGGCCAGCCTCGCGGAAGGGGAGGGCAGCATCCTGATCCAGGCTGACAGGCTGGACTGGCCCCTGGAGCGGCTTATTCAGCTGATGTCTGCTTTCGGGCCTGACATCATCCTTATCGAAGGATATAAAAAGGAGTGCTATCCGAAAGCTGTAATTGTCCGGAACCTGGAAGAGGCGGAAGACTTGTCCCGTCTTGACAATATCCATGCTGCCGTAACTCCCCTTTTGCCTGAAGATATGCATCCCTATTTCGGGAAGAATCTTGTCTGGTCATCTTCGGAAGCAGCAGATAAATTGGCTGCTTATGTTATCAGTCTTTCTCAATAG